Part of the Propionimicrobium sp. PCR01-08-3 genome, GTTCGGCGGTGACGACCAGCGTTTTCGGTTGCCCGGATAAGTCGGTGGCCATCAGCGGAGCGACCCGCCAGTCGCGACGCTGCTCGCGGTCGGGTACATAAAGATCGAAGTAGTCCTCAACCTCGAGATTGGTCAATCGGTAATCGTCGCCATGTGTGCGAACCGATGCGAATGGTGAGGTTGCCGGATCGTGATCCCAGTGGGTCACCGGATAGAGCAGAATCTGCCTAGTCACGCCGCGATGCCCGTTCTTCTTCAGCAGGAGCGAGACCACCGCGGCCAGGTTGCCGCCTGCCGAATCTCCGACCAGGACGATCCGGTCTGCATCGTTGACACCCGCACGACCCGGATCGTCCAGCAATAGCCGGGTGACCTGATAGCAATCGTCCAAACCGGCGGGAAACGGGTGCTCGGGCGCCAACCGGTAGTCAACCGAGATCACCACACAGCCCGTCAGATCCGCCATCGTCGCGCATGCGGGGGTGTAGCTCTCGATATCTCCGGTCACCCAACCACCGCCATGGAAGAACAGCAGCACGTCATCACGCCGGCGCTCCTTGGGCTGGAAGACGCGTGCGGGAATCGGGTGACTGCCGTCGTCCGAGACGATCTGCTCGTCGAGCGCAAGGTACTTCGGCCGGGGCAACTCGGCCATTTGGCGCTGCAGACGCCGCACCTTCTCATAGTCTTCCCGCATGTCGACCCTGGGCGCCGCGAAGAGTCTCAGAACCGCCTGAAGGAGCCGGTTCATGGAAGGTCCGTCATGCACAGCTCAGCCATGAGGACAGCTTACGGTGCCCGCAAACCTCTGCGGCCTGCGATTCGGGCGAACAAAATGATGCCTGGTTGCGGCAACTCTTCAAAAAATTTGCGGAGGCCCGGCACCCGAACTTCCCACGTTCTCGGCGACCGTACCGGGGCAGGGAAGAAAGCCCGACTATAGGATCACGATACGCGCGCCGCCCCGGCTCATGATGATCGGGGTTACCCTGCTGGGGGGCGGTCAAGCCCCGAACGAAACGTAGCAAGAAAGCCAGGACATTAATGTCGGACACCTCGCCGACCGACGCGACAGTGGCAGAGCCCGCCGTCGAACCGGAACAACTAAGAAGAGCGGTATTGGCCTCGTCAGTCGGCTCCGCCCTCGAGTATTACGACTTCTACATCTACGGGCTCGCCACGGCGCTCATCATCGGGCCCTTGTTCTTCGCCCCGATCGGGGCGTCGGCCAGCCTGATCGCGTCGTTCGGCACCTACGCCGTCGGCTTCGCGGCCCGGCCGATCGGCGGCATCGTCTTCGGCCATCTCGGTGACAAGCTCGGGCGCAAGGTCATTCTGATCACCACCATCTGTCTGATGGGTGGCTCAAGCTTCTTGATCGGTGTGCTGCCCACCTATGCAACCGCGGGCATTGTCGCCCCCATTCTGCTGATCCTGCTACGGATCGTTCAGGGACTCGGCGCCGGGGCCGAGCAGGCCGGCGCGACGGTGCTGGTGTCGGAGTTCGCTCCGCCGAAGCGACGCGGTTTCTTCGCCGCGTTGCCGTTCGTCGGGATTCAGATCGGCACTCTGATCGGCGCAGGTACGTTCGCGCTGTTGGGCCTGGCCAGCACCGACATTCTGCACGGCTGGCTGTGGCGAGTGCCCTTCCTATGCGGCGCCATCCTGGTCTTCGTCGCCGTCTACATCCGGTCGAAATTGAAGGAGTCGCCGGCCTACGTCGCCTTCGAACAGGCCAGCGCCCAAAAGGACGAGCCGGTCAAGATGGGGCTCGGCGAGGCCCTGCGTACCTCACATCGCAACATCCTGATCGGTATCGGGCTGCGAATGGCCGAGAACGGCAACTCCACCATCTATTCGGCACTGCTCATCGCCTTCCTCGGCACCGTGCCGGCCTTCGAGGGACGCACCGCCACCATCGGGCCGTCGGGAGCCGTGGTGGCCGCGGTCGTCGCGATCTTCACGGTGGTCGGCTTCGGTGCGCTCTCCGACAAGTTGGGACGCGTCAAGGTCTACCGCTTCGGTGCAGGCTTCCTGGTGCTGTTCTCGCTGCCAGCCTTCTACCTGCTCACTTTGGGGCATATCTGGCTGGTGCTCACCGTGATGGGCATCGGTATCGGAATCGGCGTGCAAGGCATGCTCGGCCCGCAGTGCTCGCTGATGCCCGAGCTGTTCGGCAACTCGCACCGCTACACCGGTGTCGCCTTGTCTCGCGAGGTATCCGCGGTGTTTGCCGGCGGTATCGCCCCGATGCTGGGTGCCTGGTTCTTGCAGCTCACCAACAACGCGTGGTGGACGGTCGGCGCCTACGCACTGGTGCTGTCTCTCATCACTTTCTTGACGACCTTCGTCACCCCGGAGACCGCGGGACGTTCGCTCACCGATCTGGAGGACGCCAAGTAACCCTCATCCAGGTAGCCGCCATGCACGGCGAAGCATCCTGGACCTCCCACAGCGGGGAGATCCAGGATGCCTTTGTTTCTGATCAGGGCGCCCCGGGCGGCCGTAAGCCGGCTCCGGCTCAGCGGTTCAGAGACCACGCCGACTGTTGCTCGTGAATAAGTCTCCGTGCCCGTTGATGCTCTAATTCGGGGTAATGGTGCCTTCCATTTTGGTGACCTTGATGGTGTATCCACTTTGCTCATAGGACACATCCATGAGTAGGATCTGTCCGCTATCAATCGATTCCGTCGCCATTTGCGCAGTGCCCGGTATCTGATTCAAATCGAAATCGATGGTGGGAGTCCAGCCGCTCTCATACAGTTCCACGAGCAGGTAGTCATAAAGGTCTTGGGTTACCGATTCGCTTTCGTAGGTGTACTCCTGGTACGCGCCATCGCTGCCTGTCCCGCTCGACACCCCGTTCACCTTGCGTTCACCGACCACGGAGTTCACCGAGGGAATACTGTCATTGTCGAATTCATAGGCTTGCAACTTCTCCGCTTTGCCGCAGCCCGTGAGTATCAATAGTCCACACGCAAGTGCCATTGCGATGATAGTGGAAGGAAACGTCTTGGTCGCAGATTTCATGCCGGGAGTTCCTTTCGCTGTCTAAATGATGATAATAATGAGGCCGATGCGTGTGCGATGGGCCTATTTTGCAGATATATTGCGTCCCCGAATGTTGCATGTACTGGCGGCTGCCAATGTCAGTTCGTCGTAGCCGGTACATCATCGGGGAATGACCACAACGCTCCCGATGGCATCGTATCGACGCACGGGGTCGCGACAGGGGCTACTTGCTACTCAAGTCCGAAATAACCCGGGTCGTCCAGAAAGCGCCGATACAGCGCGACCGACATCAGGTCTTTCCACTCGCGCCGGCAAAAGCCCGTTTCGTCCAACTCGACGATCTGGGCACCCGGAATCGCAGCGAGGATGGGGGAGTGCGTCGCCATCAGGACCTGGATCCCCTCATCGCGCAGCCCGCCGATCTGGTTTGCCAGAGTGATCTGTGACATGAACGACAGACCTGCTTCGGGCTCGTCGAGCACCAAGAAGCCGCCGCGCCCGGCCATGTGGACGAGCTTCTGATCGAGCAGCGCATTGAACGCCTGGCCGTGCGACAGCTCGTGATACGGAGCGTCCGCCCCGGGATGTTCTTCGAGGTAGGTCAGCAGCCCGTGCATGGTCTCGGCCCGGACGAAGTACCCCCAGCGCGACTGCCTGATGCCGCGTATCAGCGCGAGATGCTCGTGCAACCGGGATTCGGTCGGACGATCGGACGGCCGCTCGTTCGTGCTGCCGCCCTCCGCGCTCAGCCCGTAGGCCATCGCGACCGCCTCGATGATGGTCGATTTGCCGACCCCATTCTCACCGACCAGGATGGTCAGCTCCGTCAACTCCAAGCCGTCGCGCAGCAGCTGCGCGACCGGCGCCATGCTGAAGGGCCAGCCGCGCCGTTCATCGTCGATCGGAGCCGCGACTATCTCGCGCACCGGTAACGCGCTGAAAGCGTTCATTTCGTCGTGTTCAACTAACCAGACTGATCTTGGCAGCATGTCCACCCGAGTGGGCGAGGCGAGAATCTGCGGTCAAGAGTTCTGCGCTCAATAACTCTGCAAGCGCGAGATAGGCCGCGTCATAGGCAGTAGCGTTGTCACGCAGTTCCCAGATCCGGTCGGCCAAGGTCTGATGAGAAAAGAAACGGATATTGAGATCCGCCAACAAGTCCAAGGCCTCTTCAGCAGCCTCCACTGACGTCACCTTGGCCAAGACTCGTCGTCGCAGTACTTGGATGACTTCTACGGTCAAAAGCTCGGGAGCAGCGATCTGCCAGCGTGCTTTCTCCAGGTGCTCTTGGACCCCGGAAGAAAGCCTTAAGGACAATGTCAGCTCGACCGCAGCAGAAGCATCAAGGACGATCATCGCGCGTCACGTTCAGCACGCACGGATTCTGCGGCAGTCTCGCCGTTATAGGGCTGGATCGGACGATTGCTGAAGCGTTCGCGCAACTCTGTCTCAGTAGGTACCGTCATCGCTCGCCTCAATTCACTCAAGGCCAGTTCCGACAAAGTGACGCCTTCACGCGCAGCGCGCGCTTTGAGCTGACGATGCAGATCTTCGGGGACATTTCGCACCTGAATCATGGACATGCATCAATGATGCGTTCATCACGATCACATGCGCAAGGCGGTCAGCACTCAGGCCAGCAGCGCGCCCAGTTCGCGGGCGCGTGCACGTGCTCGGGCGCGGATCTCTGCGGTGTCGACGGCGGTGCAGTGGCCGTCGGCGACCACCTGGCGGCCCTCGACGTAGACCTCTGTGACGTCTTGGCCGGCGGCGCACTCGTAGAGGAAGGCCTCTTCGGAGTCGTAGCCTGCGGCGTCCGGGCCGTCCATCGAGATCACCACCAGGTCTGCTCTCTTGCCGGTCTCGAGCGAGCCGATCACCTCGCCCAGCCCCATGGACGCCGCACCGCCGACGATCGCCATCTCCAGCGGCTCGCGGGGATCGATCTCGTTGCGGTTATGCCGGCCCACGCCCTCGACCAGCTGCTGGCCCACCCGGGCAATCATCGCGACTCGGAAAAGATCAAGCGTGCCCAGCATCGCGACCCCATCGGTGCCCAGGCCGATATCGACGCCGCGGCGGCGCATCCGGATGGCCGGTGCCGGACCGATCCCGAAGTTGCCCTTGGCGCAATGGCAGGCCGATACGCCGTGCCGGGCGTAGGCAGTGATGTCGGCGTCGCCGACCAGAACCGAATGCGCACCATGCAAGGTGTGGTCGAAGACCCCGATCGATTGCAGATACTCGACCGGACGATGCCCGAAGTTCTCCAGGGCGTAGTCGATCTCGTAGGTGCCCTCCACCAGATGGGTGTGCACCTTGACGCCGCGGTCTTGGGCTTCGCGGTGTATGTCTTTCACCAGGCCGGTCGAGCAGGCGATGATCTGGCGCAGCGACATGCCTCCGGTCACCCGGATCGATCCGTCATCTGCGTGGGGGAGCGCCTCGACGACATTGATGTTGGCCTGCAGCGCCTGGTCGGCGCTCATCTGCATGCTGCCCGGGATCCGGTTGCCGCCGTCCATCGTCGACTGGGAAACCGCGCCGCGGATACCGGTCGTCCACGCGGCCTTGGCCATCGACAGCGGATACGGCCCGCCGGCCTCGAAGAAGGTCGTAGTGCCGGTCTCCAGCATGGTGGAGTAGGCCAGCAGCCCCGACAACTCGACATCGTCCTCCGAGAGGTTCGACTCGAACGGCACCAGGTATTCGACCCAGGTCGGCACCCGCAGATCGCCCTTGCGGCTCAACGCGGTCAGCAAGCCGCGCATCATGGTCTGTGCCGTGTGCAGGTGCGCGTCGACCAGGCCGGGGATCACGATCTGGCCACCGAGGTCGCGTTTCGCGCTGGCGTTCACCCGGGCGCGCAGTTGATCGACCGG contains:
- a CDS encoding alpha/beta hydrolase, with product MNRLLQAVLRLFAAPRVDMREDYEKVRRLQRQMAELPRPKYLALDEQIVSDDGSHPIPARVFQPKERRRDDVLLFFHGGGWVTGDIESYTPACATMADLTGCVVISVDYRLAPEHPFPAGLDDCYQVTRLLLDDPGRAGVNDADRIVLVGDSAGGNLAAVVSLLLKKNGHRGVTRQILLYPVTHWDHDPATSPFASVRTHGDDYRLTNLEVEDYFDLYVPDREQRRDWRVAPLMATDLSGQPKTLVVTAELDLLHDEGEAYGRALADAGNDASVYRVNGALHGFITLPRFARVLREGYEVINDFLDEGTRAGGVTDGGQITVVQAPEPEPS
- a CDS encoding MFS transporter → MASSVGSALEYYDFYIYGLATALIIGPLFFAPIGASASLIASFGTYAVGFAARPIGGIVFGHLGDKLGRKVILITTICLMGGSSFLIGVLPTYATAGIVAPILLILLRIVQGLGAGAEQAGATVLVSEFAPPKRRGFFAALPFVGIQIGTLIGAGTFALLGLASTDILHGWLWRVPFLCGAILVFVAVYIRSKLKESPAYVAFEQASAQKDEPVKMGLGEALRTSHRNILIGIGLRMAENGNSTIYSALLIAFLGTVPAFEGRTATIGPSGAVVAAVVAIFTVVGFGALSDKLGRVKVYRFGAGFLVLFSLPAFYLLTLGHIWLVLTVMGIGIGIGVQGMLGPQCSLMPELFGNSHRYTGVALSREVSAVFAGGIAPMLGAWFLQLTNNAWWTVGAYALVLSLITFLTTFVTPETAGRSLTDLEDAK
- a CDS encoding ATP-binding cassette domain-containing protein, which translates into the protein MNAFSALPVREIVAAPIDDERRGWPFSMAPVAQLLRDGLELTELTILVGENGVGKSTIIEAVAMAYGLSAEGGSTNERPSDRPTESRLHEHLALIRGIRQSRWGYFVRAETMHGLLTYLEEHPGADAPYHELSHGQAFNALLDQKLVHMAGRGGFLVLDEPEAGLSFMSQITLANQIGGLRDEGIQVLMATHSPILAAIPGAQIVELDETGFCRREWKDLMSVALYRRFLDDPGYFGLE
- a CDS encoding type II toxin-antitoxin system VapC family toxin; translated protein: MIVLDASAAVELTLSLRLSSGVQEHLEKARWQIAAPELLTVEVIQVLRRRVLAKVTSVEAAEEALDLLADLNIRFFSHQTLADRIWELRDNATAYDAAYLALAELLSAELLTADSRLAHSGGHAAKISLVS
- a CDS encoding amidohydrolase family protein, which encodes MAPQVADLLLEHAFIVTFDADGTVIADGAIAINDGAIIDLGPVDQLRARVNASAKRDLGGQIVIPGLVDAHLHTAQTMMRGLLTALSRKGDLRVPTWVEYLVPFESNLSEDDVELSGLLAYSTMLETGTTTFFEAGGPYPLSMAKAAWTTGIRGAVSQSTMDGGNRIPGSMQMSADQALQANINVVEALPHADDGSIRVTGGMSLRQIIACSTGLVKDIHREAQDRGVKVHTHLVEGTYEIDYALENFGHRPVEYLQSIGVFDHTLHGAHSVLVGDADITAYARHGVSACHCAKGNFGIGPAPAIRMRRRGVDIGLGTDGVAMLGTLDLFRVAMIARVGQQLVEGVGRHNRNEIDPREPLEMAIVGGAASMGLGEVIGSLETGKRADLVVISMDGPDAAGYDSEEAFLYECAAGQDVTEVYVEGRQVVADGHCTAVDTAEIRARARARARELGALLA